In Macadamia integrifolia cultivar HAES 741 chromosome 5, SCU_Mint_v3, whole genome shotgun sequence, a single window of DNA contains:
- the LOC122079216 gene encoding G-type lectin S-receptor-like serine/threonine-protein kinase At1g11410, which produces MLNYAQSGAIKKRQRQRSFLFDFKTGTRCNKKYSGMNGLEDNETKPELPFIEVDVVAAATDNFSPNNKLGEGSFGAIYKGCLFNGKEIAVKRLSSHSGQGMEEFKTEVLLIAKLQHRNLVKLLACSLEEEEKILIYEYMPNKSLDFFIFSMFLSIPL; this is translated from the exons ATGTTAAACTATGCTCAATCAGGGGCCATTAAGAAGCGGCAGAGACAACGATCATTCTTATTTGATTTCAAAACTGGTACAAGatgtaataaaaaatattctggAATGAATGGGCTTGAAGACAATGAGACGAAACCTGAATTACCATTCATTGAAGTAGATGTTGTTGCAGCTGCCACCGACAATTTCTCTCCCAATAATAAGCTTGGAGAAGGCAGTTTTGGTGCTATCTATAAG GGTTGCTTGTTCAACGGGAAGGAGATAGCTGTTAAAAGATTATCTAGTCATTCAGGGCAAGGAATGGAAGAGTTTAAAACTGAAGTTCTATTGATTGCCAAACTTCAACATAGAAATTTGGTTAAGCTCCTTGCTTGTAGCCtcgaggaagaagaaaagatattAATCTATGAGTACATGCCCAACAAAAGCTTGGACTTTTTCATTTTCAGTATGTTTCTCTCCATACcactttaa